In Pelosinus sp. UFO1, one genomic interval encodes:
- a CDS encoding SMR family transporter yields the protein MKDLLLIIISVAIGAVGQIAFKFGAMQMVENPGITLLEKIKWPIVLGLFLYGISTIIWIMALKKVELSYAYPMVSLGYVFVFIASYFIFHEPINWLRIGGMLFILAGIALIAKS from the coding sequence ATGAAAGATTTGTTGTTAATTATTATATCAGTAGCCATAGGGGCAGTAGGACAAATTGCCTTTAAATTTGGTGCGATGCAAATGGTAGAGAACCCGGGTATCACCTTATTAGAAAAAATTAAATGGCCGATCGTTCTAGGGTTATTTTTATATGGTATTAGTACGATTATATGGATCATGGCATTGAAAAAAGTAGAGCTTAGTTATGCCTACCCCATGGTGAGTCTCGGCTACGTTTTCGTATTTATTGCTTCTTATTTTATTTTTCATGAGCCAATTAATTGGCTGCGAATTGGCGGTATGTTATTTATTTTGGCTGGCATAGCCCTTATTGCCAAGTCTTAA
- a CDS encoding decaprenyl-phosphate phosphoribosyltransferase translates to MSTLAEEIVKKDKSGGKALPYLMVLRPKQWTKNLLVFAALIFSIKTVTIHMLLKAVVGFALFCILSSCVYILNDYMDREADSRHPEKKYRPIASGRLDPMRALAFGSVLLCCALGMAFLLKPWFSLLLFGYFMINVAYSIKLKQIVIVDIMVIAFGFVLRAIGGGLVIDVSFTPWFLICTMLLALFLAISKRRHELYLLSENKGEHRKVLEQYSPELLNQLNSIVTTAAIMSYSLFTFTSGHTIQLMWTIPLVMYGIFRYLYLIHMKGKGGRPEKVLVEDGHILATVLLFAIMVASILYYFE, encoded by the coding sequence ATGAGTACTTTGGCAGAGGAAATAGTCAAAAAAGATAAATCTGGGGGCAAGGCGTTGCCCTATCTTATGGTGTTGCGTCCCAAACAATGGACTAAAAATTTATTAGTATTTGCTGCTTTGATTTTTTCAATCAAGACAGTAACTATACACATGCTACTAAAGGCGGTAGTAGGTTTTGCCTTATTTTGTATTCTATCAAGCTGTGTTTACATATTAAATGACTACATGGATCGTGAAGCGGATAGTCGGCATCCAGAAAAGAAGTATCGCCCCATTGCTTCGGGGCGATTAGACCCTATGAGGGCGCTAGCATTTGGAAGTGTCTTATTATGCTGCGCTCTTGGTATGGCATTCTTATTGAAACCTTGGTTTAGCCTGTTGCTTTTTGGATATTTTATGATTAACGTGGCTTATTCGATTAAATTAAAACAGATTGTAATTGTTGATATTATGGTAATTGCCTTTGGTTTTGTTTTGCGTGCCATTGGCGGAGGATTGGTAATCGATGTTTCCTTCACTCCTTGGTTTCTAATCTGTACTATGTTGTTAGCTTTATTTTTAGCGATTAGCAAACGTAGGCATGAATTGTATTTACTAAGCGAAAATAAGGGGGAACACCGTAAAGTATTAGAGCAATACTCTCCTGAATTGCTGAATCAATTAAATAGTATTGTTACTACTGCAGCCATTATGAGTTACTCTTTATTTACGTTTACATCCGGCCACACTATTCAATTGATGTGGACCATCCCCCTAGTTATGTATGGAATTTTCCGCTATTTATATTTAATACACATGAAGGGGAAAGGTGGCAGACCAGAAAAAGTATTAGTAGAAGATGGCCATATTCTCGCTACCGTGTTGCTATTTGCTATTATGGTTGCTAGCATCTTATATTATTTTGAATAG
- a CDS encoding divergent PAP2 family protein: protein MDYKYAVTPIFAWLVAGSVKFLVNYIRFRKEAVNLIGNGGFPSTHTTVISSTVFFIGFTEGIATPMFSLGLAVLMITMFDAMGIRRAVGKHASMINQYVRLDSAKTLRERQGHTPIEILGGLSTGFLVAYLLHSI from the coding sequence TTGGATTATAAATATGCAGTAACACCTATTTTTGCCTGGTTGGTGGCAGGATCTGTAAAATTTCTAGTGAATTATATTCGTTTTCGCAAAGAGGCTGTCAACTTAATCGGTAATGGAGGATTTCCGAGTACCCATACAACAGTAATAAGTAGTACGGTATTTTTCATTGGTTTTACTGAGGGGATTGCTACACCTATGTTTAGTCTAGGATTGGCAGTACTTATGATTACCATGTTTGATGCCATGGGAATTAGGCGTGCGGTAGGTAAACATGCTAGTATGATCAATCAATACGTTAGGTTGGATTCTGCCAAAACCTTAAGAGAACGGCAAGGTCATACACCTATCGAAATCTTGGGTGGCCTTAGTACAGGTTTTTTAGTAGCTTATTTATTACATAGTATCTAA
- a CDS encoding methyl-accepting chemotaxis protein, whose protein sequence is MNILNDMKVSLKLSILIVISLLSMSIIGYTGYYYLQQSNADINSMYADQLVPIALINANRAHINKVNGAILELMITTDNNRNNELKKIIDEQVKAFNENMIELEKANLDEKAKEQLNGIKTAIGKYRVARQPVIDLAMQNRNVEAYALYVATVESVASDTINKCTDLSTYSINMAKQTHDDSKISFEKSTHIVIGIILVSLLILGLSGWYITQIIANPLNTMVLICKEFAAGDFRDKTRRILRKDEVGQVGDALADMRVSIRNLMKQINDSSEQLAASSEELTASADQSAQAANQVAASITDVAHGAEKQLSVADNTSTVVQQMSVTIQQVAVNANEVSDQSAQAANKANEGNTLVDKAINQMSHIEQTVNTSALVVAKLGERSKEIGQIVDTISGIASQTNLLALNAAIEAARAGEQGRGFAVVAEEVRKLAEQSQDAAKHIAELIGEIQGDTDKAVISMNDGTREVKLGAEVVNDSGRAFQEIAFLINKVSDQTKEISTAIEQMAINGQHIVGSVKQIDELSKKASGEAQTVSAATQEQSASMEEIASSSQALAHLAMDLREAVSKFQV, encoded by the coding sequence ATGAACATATTAAACGATATGAAAGTAAGCCTTAAATTAAGTATACTAATTGTTATTTCTTTGCTATCCATGAGTATTATAGGGTATACAGGATATTATTATCTTCAGCAGTCAAATGCAGATATTAACTCGATGTATGCGGATCAATTAGTGCCAATTGCTCTTATAAATGCAAATCGTGCTCATATTAATAAAGTTAATGGAGCCATACTAGAATTAATGATTACAACGGATAATAATAGAAATAACGAGTTAAAAAAGATCATAGATGAGCAGGTAAAAGCCTTTAATGAGAATATGATAGAGCTTGAAAAAGCCAATTTAGATGAGAAGGCAAAGGAACAGTTAAATGGGATCAAAACAGCCATAGGGAAGTATCGCGTTGCTAGACAACCAGTTATTGACTTGGCGATGCAAAATAGAAATGTAGAAGCGTATGCACTCTACGTTGCTACAGTGGAATCAGTAGCGAGTGACACGATTAATAAATGCACAGATCTTTCAACATATAGTATTAACATGGCAAAACAAACACATGATGATAGCAAAATATCATTTGAGAAATCAACACATATTGTCATTGGTATCATTCTAGTATCCTTACTTATTTTAGGATTGAGTGGGTGGTATATAACCCAAATTATAGCCAATCCGCTAAATACAATGGTGCTGATTTGTAAAGAATTTGCAGCAGGTGATTTTCGAGATAAAACGCGAAGGATTCTTAGAAAAGACGAAGTTGGTCAAGTGGGCGATGCCTTGGCGGATATGCGTGTCTCTATTCGAAATTTGATGAAACAAATCAATGATTCTTCTGAGCAATTGGCAGCCTCATCGGAGGAATTGACTGCTAGTGCAGATCAATCGGCTCAAGCTGCAAACCAAGTGGCTGCATCCATTACCGATGTGGCACATGGTGCAGAAAAACAACTAAGTGTGGCGGACAACACATCAACTGTGGTTCAGCAGATGTCAGTTACTATCCAGCAAGTTGCTGTCAATGCCAATGAAGTATCTGATCAATCAGCGCAGGCTGCAAATAAGGCAAATGAAGGTAATACGTTAGTAGATAAAGCGATAAATCAGATGTCACACATAGAACAGACTGTTAATACTTCGGCTTTGGTAGTTGCAAAATTGGGAGAACGTTCTAAGGAAATCGGGCAAATTGTAGATACTATCTCTGGTATTGCTAGTCAGACAAACTTATTAGCTTTAAATGCTGCTATCGAAGCAGCGCGTGCGGGAGAACAAGGGCGTGGCTTTGCGGTAGTAGCAGAAGAAGTTCGTAAGTTAGCAGAACAATCGCAAGATGCAGCTAAGCATATTGCCGAACTGATTGGCGAAATTCAAGGAGATACTGACAAAGCAGTAATATCCATGAATGATGGTACTCGCGAGGTTAAGCTGGGAGCAGAAGTAGTAAATGATAGTGGAAGGGCTTTCCAAGAAATTGCATTTCTGATAAACAAAGTATCTGACCAAACAAAAGAAATATCAACCGCCATAGAACAGATGGCGATTAACGGTCAACACATTGTTGGCTCAGTAAAGCAAATTGATGAACTAAGTAAAAAGGCCTCTGGAGAAGCGCAGACCGTATCCGCCGCAACACAAGAGCAATCTGCATCTATGGAAGAAATCGCCTCATCCAGCCAAGCGCTAGCCCATTTAGCAATGGATCTTCGGGAAGCTGTTAGTAAATTTCAAGTTTAA
- a CDS encoding iron-containing alcohol dehydrogenase, with protein sequence MHFSYYMPTKIHFGCGEFEKAPAYIGTVGKRVLIVTGKYAMKKYGFTKILVEGLTSLGIQSALFEGVSANPLASEVNQCVETFADWQPDVVVALGGGSAIDAGKGIVLGLSTREKVETYLLGQSPITHVDIPLIAIPTTAGTGSETNWAAILTDEYSGIKTSFRHKGLFPCMAIVDPQLTVSLLPGNTVETGFDVFAHAVETYISKSGVAPLIATHSLAAIRLVRQYLPQVLKNGQDITARNNMMYASMLMGFNLANSSTCLPHRLQYPIGVKTNSSHGSGLMALFKSWLDTTYEISEEKFNCIGEALSGNPCRNKEEFMLAYQQFTQSIHRNGSLADFSLGKEDIPYLASKVTGSLANDPAGGIPGIVEKIYNGACK encoded by the coding sequence ATGCATTTTTCATATTATATGCCGACGAAAATACATTTTGGTTGTGGTGAGTTTGAAAAGGCTCCCGCTTATATTGGAACGGTTGGTAAAAGAGTACTGATTGTTACGGGAAAATATGCTATGAAGAAGTATGGATTTACTAAGATCTTAGTAGAGGGACTTACTTCTTTAGGGATACAGTCTGCATTATTTGAAGGTGTTAGTGCCAACCCTTTAGCTAGCGAAGTCAACCAGTGTGTTGAAACATTTGCAGACTGGCAACCGGATGTTGTAGTAGCCCTTGGTGGGGGAAGTGCGATTGATGCTGGAAAGGGAATTGTTTTAGGGTTGTCAACCAGGGAAAAAGTAGAAACTTATTTATTAGGGCAATCTCCCATCACCCATGTTGATATTCCTCTTATCGCCATTCCTACTACAGCTGGTACAGGATCGGAAACTAATTGGGCGGCGATTTTAACGGATGAGTACAGTGGAATAAAAACCAGTTTTCGTCATAAGGGACTCTTTCCCTGTATGGCAATTGTGGATCCGCAGTTAACAGTGTCTTTATTGCCTGGAAATACTGTAGAGACGGGTTTTGATGTATTTGCTCATGCTGTTGAAACCTATATATCGAAAAGTGGGGTAGCCCCCTTAATTGCCACTCATTCACTAGCAGCCATTCGATTGGTTAGACAATACCTGCCTCAAGTGCTTAAAAATGGCCAAGATATAACGGCTCGTAACAACATGATGTATGCCAGTATGCTGATGGGCTTTAATCTAGCTAATTCTAGTACCTGTTTGCCCCATCGGTTGCAATATCCGATTGGTGTAAAAACGAATAGTAGTCATGGTAGTGGATTGATGGCGCTATTTAAGAGTTGGCTAGATACTACCTATGAGATTTCGGAAGAAAAGTTTAATTGTATTGGAGAGGCATTAAGTGGTAATCCTTGCAGAAATAAGGAGGAATTTATGCTGGCCTACCAGCAATTTACCCAAAGTATACATAGGAATGGGAGTTTGGCAGATTTTTCTTTAGGAAAAGAAGATATACCCTATTTGGCTAGTAAAGTAACAGGGAGCTTAGCCAATGATCCTGCAGGGGGGATCCCTGGAATTGTAGAGAAGATATATAATGGAGCATGTAAATGA